A genomic stretch from Aedes albopictus strain Foshan chromosome 2, AalbF5, whole genome shotgun sequence includes:
- the LOC109409246 gene encoding BLOC-1-related complex subunit 6 produces the protein MSDAVRNPFIDPTTVTRQTRDRAGEDHAATIDLPDGDEGDDIPAAMTESYSEIAYTQNFFGTGNADEPDGGGATDDGQHVPSGSSSSSSSQTRKRPDSLNCDKRKDASFPYNLEGTVRVDGNMTHFVAENLEYKIKLASPVTVTRKDSSNLSGSRQSTPSAATGGMTGSGPSGYGLMPKPFMMPPHLQQIDPNVLNEIEREAQALAASVDNLTENLCSVLHSISSITADNVEIYKNAVTKLTDCMDGNIKCMYTIMAKAEEISKAIKPAEALATRIREIKRLVDMFESNV, from the exons ATGTCCGACGCAGTGCGGAACCCGTTTATCGATCCGACGACGGTGACTCGCCAAACTAGAGACCGTGCTGGAGAAGACCATGCAGCAACCATCGATCTGCCCGATGGGGACGAAGGCGATGACATTCCCGCAGCGATGACCGAATCGTACAGTGAAATCGCCTACACGCAAAATTTCTTCGGTACCGGTAATGCAGATGAACCGGACGGAGGCGGAGCCACCGATGATGGCCAGCACGTACCTTCTGGGTCGTCTTCATCGTCCTCGTCGCAAACTCGGAAGCGACCAGACTCACTGAACTGTGACAAACGAAAAG ACGCTTCCTTTCCCTACAACTTGGAGGGGACGGTTCGAGTGGACGGAAACATGACACACTTTGTGGCCGAAAATCTTGAGTACAAAATCAAGCTGGCAAGTCCGGTGACGGTGACGCGAAAGGATTCCAGCAATCTGTCCGGGTCTCGACAGAGCACACCTTCGGCCGCAACGGGTGGAATGACCGGTAGCGGGCCCAGCGGTTACGGCCTGATGCCAAAGCCATTCATGATGCCACCCCATCTGCAGCAGATCGATCCGAACGTGCTGAATGAAATCGAACGGGAAGCCCAAGCGCTGGCCGCTTCGGTTGACAATCTGACGGAAAATCTCTGCTCGGTGTTGCACTCGATTTCCTCGATCACGGCGGATAACGTGGAAATCTACAAGAACGCCGTCACCAAACTGACCGACTGCATGGATGGGAACATCAAGTGCATGTACACCATCATGGCCAAAGCTGAGGAGATATCGAAGGCGATCAAACCGGCCGAAGCATTGGCGACGCGAAT ACGAGAGATAAAGCGGCTCGTTGATATGTTCGAAAGTAACGTTTAG
- the LOC109409247 gene encoding fatty-acid amide hydrolase 2 yields the protein MSTNSSRRGTRSKRNKPNQMIKDIAYSVVFNIFVIIHLLIDHLVELVLKWYWGPSRARCPPLQRKSIIVTYSVQELAKMIRTKEVTCLEVVSAYIDRLNEVNPVVNAVIDGPFVEALEEAKAIDDRIQRGLVSENEFKEKPFLGVPFTTKDSTAVKDRLHTLGITARRHVKAKEDAECVRLMKEAGAIIIATTSIPEINRWQETRNNLIGQTNNPYDSRRTVGGSSGGEGALIAACGTAFGLGTDIGGSIRMPAFYCGIYGHKPTSNIVNTRGCSLRTGREASTMVVAGPMTRFASDLRPIMKTLVGPKASQALKLDEKTDLKKLRYFYIPSSGDIKCSSVHPQLQRAMNRVVEHFQTIAPTGVEKVTLSGTEKTTNMWRYWMTQEPANFGNLLGNGKQLSPLVELAKKLTGNSEYTMAAIYSLIDSILPQENADKIKEITRQCDQELTELLGDDGVLFYHSTTHAAPYHYSAFVNIYNFSYWCLFNVLHVPATQIPLGLDPDGLPLGIQVVASRNRDRHCLAVAEEIERKFNGHIPPFIVD from the exons ATGTCCACCAACAGCAGTAGGCGTGGAACGCGAAGC AAACGGAACAAGCCAAACCAAATGATAAAGGACATAGCCTACAGCGTTGTGTTCAACATTTTTGTGATAATACATCTGCTAATTGATCATCTGGTTGAACTGGTGCTAAAATGGTACTGGGGACCAAGTCGTGCGAGATGCCCTCCGCTTCAGAGGAAAAGTATCATAGTGACCTACAGCGTGCAGGAGCTGGCGAAAATGATCCGAACCAAAGAGGTGACCTGTCTGGAGGTGGTCAGTGCGTACATCGACCGCCTTAATGAGGTCAACCCGGTTGTGAACGCTGTCATTGATGGGCCCTTCGTCGAAGCGCTGGAGGAGGCCAAAGCGATCGACGATCGCATCCAGCGCGGGCTCGTTTCGGAAAATGAGTTCAAAGAAAAGCCCTTCCTGGGAGTACCCTTCACGACCAAGGATAGCACTGCCGTGAAGGACAGGTTGCACACGCTGGGCATCACCGCCCGGAGGCACGTGAAAGCCAAGGAAGACGCCGAGTGCGTTCGGTTGATGAAGGAAGCGGGTGCTATCATTATCGCCACCACCAGCATTCCGGAAATTAATCGATG GCAAGAAACGAGAAACAATCTGATCGGCCAAACCAACAACCCATACGACAGCCGGCGCACGGTCGGTGGCTCCAGTGGAGGAGAAGGAGCACTAATTGCGGCTTGTGGCACTGCCTTCGGACTAG GAACCGACATTGGAGGCTCGATCCGTATGCCAGCCTTTTATTGCGGAATCTACGGTCATAAACCCACATCGAACATTGTCAATACTCGTGGTTGCTCTCTACGTACCGGCAGGGAAGCCTCCACCATGGTCGTTGCCGGGCCGATGACGCGTTTTGCATCCGACTTACGGCCAATCATGAAG ACCCTTGTTGGACCGAAGGCTTCCCAAGCTCTCAAGCTAGACGAAAAGACTGATCTCAAGAAATTACGATACTTCTACATTCCCAGTTCGGGAGATATCAAGTGCAGTTCGGTGCATCCGCAGTTGCAGCGAGCCATGAACCGTGTCGTGGAACACTTCCAGACTATTGCTCCCACTGGGGTTGAGAAGGTGACGCTGAGTGGTACCGAGAAGACCACCAACATGTGGCGCTACTGGATGACCCAAGAGCCGGCAAATTTCGGAAACCTGCTAGGAAACGGGAAGCAGTTGTCGCCGCTGGTCGAGCTGGCCAAGAAGCTCACCGGGAACAGCGAGTACACCATGGCCGCTATCTACTCACTGATCGATAGCATTCTGCCGCAGGAGAATGCCGACAAGATCAAAGAAATAACTCGACAGTGCGACCAGGAGCTGACGGAACTGCTCGGCGACGATGGAGTGCTGTTTTACCACAGTACGACCCATGCCGCTCCGTACCATTATTCGGCTTTCGTGAACATCTACAACTTCAGCTACTGGTGTCTGTTCAATGTTTTGCACGTTCCAGCTACTCAGATCCCGCTGGGATTGGATCCGGACGGTTTGCCGCTGGGAATTCAGGTTGTTGCCAGCCGGAACCGCGATCGGCACTGTTTGGCCGTGGCCGAAGAGATCGAGCGTAAGTTCAATGGGCACATCCCACCGTTTATCGTTGACTAA